From one Amaranthus tricolor cultivar Red isolate AtriRed21 chromosome 17, ASM2621246v1, whole genome shotgun sequence genomic stretch:
- the LOC130804316 gene encoding uncharacterized protein LOC130804316: MGAGRKTENVVMQNKPPPQPTSNAAPRTARNLRKNDLGAVIFGCKHSTFNECNSKLLFGLPSFHIKYVQNVSVGMPLFLFNYSDRKLHGIYEATSHGQMYLDEFAWSLDGEEVTMFPAQVQVKVRMQCRPLAEEQFKPIIAKNYNSHEPNHFWFELDHTQTNRLITLFSASAFSQGTSVPRTTEKWGYLIRQPVTPVAPQENSWISGNTKQKVVVQDFAKKEYGVSERKTWSSLFKHLASTSNDEDEDSNSEGASNISEDKDPVMYEDEAPPVCDAEAHPTCEDEARPICEDEACLTYEAPPIYEDEAPSICEDEAFISAEKICGIVEVSVEEMNSDHHAIVNRLMQAIGEMNALHVDQAQKVLSLEQELVEARKRIEELESCNPSHGSGEIEPPYLNGHVEELQVNNFLDSGHSMLLLGGFNGSSWLQDLDLYIPSEDVIQALEPMKSIRTHTSALKFKDSLYVLGGGYSTSWYDTVESYDLRKQQWLSCPPLNRKKGNLAGVSLDDTIYAIGGGDAGDCFSDVEMLKLGSGKWLLTSSMQQKRFSSTAAQINGVLYVVGGYDGGDYLSSIERYDPRENSWTMLKSMSTRRGCHSMTVLNEKLYVIGGYDGVQMVPTAEVFEPRVGSWMMLEPMKYARGYMGCVTLGNFFCVISGMQENDQILDSVECYSEGKGWELTDLKAIGKRCFLSAVAL; this comes from the exons ATGGGTGCTGGTAGGAAAACAGAAAATGTGGTGATGCAGAATAAGCCACCTCCTCAACCGACGAGTAATGCAGCTCCACGGACCGCACGCAATTTGAGGAAAAATGACCTTGGAGCTGTGATCTTCGGGTGCAAGCATTCCACATTCAATGAATGCAATTCCAAACTCTTGTTTG GTTTACCCTCTTTTCATATCAAGTATGTACAGAATGTTTCTGTTGGCATGCCTCTCTTTCTATTTAACTACAGTGATAGGAAACTTCATGGGATCTATGAGGCAACATCTCATGGACAAATGTACTTGGATGAATTTGCGTGGTCATTGGATGGTGAAGAGGTGACAATGTTTCCTGCACAG GTTCAAGTGAAGGTTCGTATGCAGTGCCGACCATTAGCTGAAGAACAGTTCAAGCCGATCATTGCTAAAAATTACAACAGCCATGAGCCAAATCATTTTTGGTTTGAATTGGACCACACCCAAACCAATAGGTTAATCACATTGTTCTCTGCTTCTGCATTCAGCCAAGGTACATCAGTCCCACGTACTACAGAGAAGTGGGGCTATCTAATTAGGCAACCAGTTACTCCCGTGGCTCCTCAAGAAAATAGCTGGATAAGTGGTAATACGAAACAAAAAGTGGTGGTTCAAGATTTTGCTAAGAAAGAATATGGTGTCTCTGAAAGGAAAACTTGGAGCTCCTTATTTAAGCATTTGGCTTCAACTTCGAACGACGAAGATGAGGATTCCAATAGTGAAGGAGCGTCCAATATTTCAGAAGATAAAGATCCGGTGATGTATGAGGATGAAGCTCCTCCTGTTTGCGATGCTGAAGCTCATCCTACTTGCGAGGATGAAGCTCGTCCTATTTGTGAGGATGAAGCTTGTCTTACTTACGAGGCTCCTCCTATTTACGAGGATGAAGCACCTTCTATATGCGAGGACGAAGCTTTTATTTCAGCAGAAAAGATTTGTGGCATTGTAGAAGTCAGTGTTGAGGAAATGAACTCTGATCATCATGCTATTGTAAACAGG CTGATGCAAGCAATTGGGGAAATGAATGCATTACATGTTGATCAAGCACAAAAAGTTCTAAGCCTGGAACAAGAATTG GTTGAAGCCAGAAAAAGAATTGAAGAATTGGAAAGTTGTAATCCGAGTCATGGATCAGGGGAGATTGAACCGCCTTATTTAAATGGGCATGTTGAGGAGCTGCAAGTCAATAATTTTCTTGATTCTGGTCATTCAATGCTTTTATTAGGTGGATTTAATGGCTCTTCATGGCTTCAAGACTTGGATTTGTATATACCTTCTGAGGATGTGATTCAGGCTCTTGAACCAATGAAATCTATTCGTACACACACTTCTGCGTTGAAATTTAAGGATTCACTCTATGTTTTAGGAGGTGGATATAGTACATCTTGGTATGACACAG TTGAATCCTACGACTTGAGGAAGCAACAGTGGCTGAGCTGCCCTCCTCTAAATAGGAAGAAGGGGAATTTGGCAGGAGTCTCTCTAGATGACACGATTTATGCTATTGGAGGTGGTGATGCTGGTGATTGCTTCTCAGATGTAGAAATGCTTAAACTGGGTAGTGGAAAGTGGCTCCTAACCAGTTCTATGCAGCAAAAG AGATTTTCCTCGACTGCAGCACAAATAAATGGTGTGCTCTATGTTGTTGGTGGTTATGATGGAGGTGATTACCTGAG CTCCATTGAAAGATATGACCCTCGCGAAAATTCATGGACTATGCTAAAGAGTATGAGTACTCGAAGAGGATGCCACTCCATGACAGTACTGAATGAAAAGCT GTATGTAATCGGTGGATATGATGGAGTTCAAATGGTGCCCACTGCTGAAGTTTTTGAGCCTCGTGTTGGTTCATGGATGATGCTGGAGCCAATGAAATATGCTAGAGGGTATATGGGATGTGTTACTCTCGGAAACTTTTTTTGTGTGATAAGTGGGATGCAAGAGAACGATCAAATCTTGGACTCG GTGGAGTGTTACTCTGAAGGTAAAGGATGGGAACTAACTGATCTAAAAGCTATTGGAAAAAGATGCTTTTTATCAGCTGTTGCACTGTGA
- the LOC130804317 gene encoding uncharacterized protein LOC130804317, which yields MDTVAFRLSAGRILHVCSSLEKPAPAERPAIVQSHCQVLTVGRLNSSPRPARLVVSCAKTLETTVSSKSDVPLNDKSKGSIEKQALRTTFPNALEALLLEVSDETSVAEVQLKVGDFEMHLKRNVGAVNAPVPIAPAVPSEPMDQLVPATPSTSAPNPAPGKTSPFASASSAASSKLAALEASGANGFKLVTSPTVGSFRRGRTVKGKKLPPSCKQGDMIKEGQVIGYIDQFGTQLPVKSDVAGEILNLLFEEGEAVGYGDPLVAVLPSFHGLN from the exons ATGGATACTGTTGCTTTCCGTT TGTCTGCTGGCCGCATTTTACACGTGTGTTCTTCACTTGAAAAGCCTGCTCCGGCTGAACGGCCAGCTATAGTTCAGTCCCATTGCCAAGTTCTCACCGTTGGAAGGCTAAATTCTTCCCCAAGGCCCGCAAGATTAGTAGTATCATGTGCAAAGACACTTGAAACAACTGTGTCTTCCAAGTCCGATG TTCCACTCAATGATAAATCAAAAGGCTCAATCGAGAAGCAGGCTTTACGCACCACTTTCCCCAATGCATTGGAG GCGTTGCTCTTGGAGGTTAGTGATGAAACAAGTGTTGCTGAAGTGCAGCTAAAG GTCGGAGATTTTGAAATGCATCTGAAGAGAAATGTTGGTGCCGTGAATGCTCCAGTTCCGATTGCACCAGCCGTTCCAAGTGAACCCATGGATCAATTAGTACCTGCAACACCTTCAACATCAGCTCCGAACCCTGCTCCTGGAAAGACCAGTCCCTTTGCTAGTGCCTCCTCAGCGGCATCTTCGAAATTGGCTGCACTTGAAGCCTCGGGAGCCAATGGTTTTAAACTAGTGACATCACCAACC GTGGGTTCATTCAGGAGAGGAAGAACAGTTAAAGGGAAAAAATTACCTCCTAGCTGTAAGCAG GGTGATATGATTAAAGAGGGACAAGTGATTGGCTACATTGATCAATTTGGAACTCAGCTTCCTGTCAAG TCAGATGTAGCTGGTGAAATCTTGAACCTGCTTTTCGAAGAAGGCG AAGCGGTTGGCTATGGTGATCCGCTTGTTGCTGTTTTGCCATCATTTCATGGCCTCAATTAA
- the LOC130804675 gene encoding uncharacterized protein LOC130804675 encodes MASSSCKNTNIWAWIQNLPPLTQWKKDTMSICICSSNTSLATLSLNITKHTPTQSISLAIIVNFNLPISLWISKPIYIPNTSLNIVSDQNTIHNLISIFIHDVLKYGPTKQTYPIKLPIISPQSNIKHIFNITILSLVFIVCVYEAPTDLRFNCLKSIKDELSTYQSRAASKLLIRLLGSNNEDLWMRSINLGITNWKMELKAANCILKGPSPLFSYGFSTPGLWKVQLYCPITTMEIENSSSLADDRLAFSLNYHHLEGVIQLNHKVIVRDKWIEVMVNIDNIRLDVIRLVSEKLLHDRGAGASEKHFPSRISLQLTPSPDIDILSISVSKSSENPKKEIGIEKTIEGSFEPPNKVGLQLSAGETTTTVFTPWKFEETAKGDSGGLSWFLHDSSDGREVFSSKPSPKKLFQPKAWFRNRYSSAYRPFTRQGGVVFARDQYGETVCWKVDKSAIGKKSMEWELAGCIGLTYWPNKYRTLYNETRRAEFRETLHLTLV; translated from the exons ATGGCTTCAAGTTCTTGCAAAAACACAAACATATGGGCATGGATACAAAACCTTCCACCATTAACTCAATGGAAAAAAGATACCATGTCAATATGTATATGCTCATCAAACACATCATTAGCAACCCTTAGTCTAAACATAACAAAACACACTCCAACCCAATCAATCTCCTTGGccattattgtaaattttaaccTCCCAATATCACTTTGGATATCAAAACCaatttatataccaaatacatcCTTAAACATTGTAAGTGATCAAAACACAATACACAATCTCATTTCAATATTCATCCATGATGTGCTCAAATATGGGCCCACAAAACAAACTTACCCTATAAAACTACCCATAATTAGTCCTCAATCTAACATCAAACATATCTTCAATATAACCATTCTTTCACTAGTTTTTATTGTTTGTGTCTATGAAGCTCCTACAGATCTTCGTTTTAATTGTCTTAAATCTATAAAAGATGAGTTATCAACTTATCAATCTCGAGCAGCCTCAAAGCTACTCATAAGGCTTTTAGGATCGAATAATGAAGATTTATGGATGAGATCCATAAATCTTGGTATTACAAATTGGAAAATGGAACTAAAAGCAGCTAATTGTATACTTAAAGGACCTTCTCCTTTGTTTTCTTATGGATTTTCTACTCCTGGGTTGTGGAAAGTTCAATTGTATTGTCCTATTACAACCATGGAAATCGAAAACTCAAGTTCTTTAGCTGATGATCGTTTAGCCTTTTCTCTTAACTATCATCACCTTGAGGGTGTCATACAACTTAATCATAAGGTCATTGTAAGAGATAAATGGATTGAAGTGATGGTAAACATTGATAATATAAG GCTAGATGTCATTCGACTTGTAAGCGAGAAACTCCTGCACGATCGAGGTGCAGGGGCATCAGAAAAGCACTTCCCATCAAGAATCTCACTACAACTCACACCATCACCTGACATAGACATTCTAagcatttcagtaagcaaatcttCGGAGAATCCGAAGAAGGAAATCGGCATAGAGAAGACAATCGAAGGCTCGTTCGAGCCTCCTAACAAAGTCGGGCTTCAACTATCAGCAGGAGAAACAACAACAACAGTCTTCACACCATGGAAATTCGAGGAAACAGCAAAGGGTGACAGTGGTGGTTTGAGCTGGTTTCTACATGACAGCAGTGATGGCAGAGAGGTTTTTTCATCTAAGCCTTCACCAAAGAAATTGTTTCAACCAAAAGCTTGGTTTAGAAACCGGTATTCGAGTGCATACCGGCCTTTTACTAGGCAAGGAGGGGTTGTATTTGCAAGAGATCAGTATGGGGAGACTGTATGTTGGAAGGTGGATAAATCAGCAATTGGGAAGAAATCTATGGAATGGGAGCTTGCTGGTTGTATTGGGTTGACATATTGGCCGAATAAGTATAGGACATTGTATAATGAAACTAGGAGGGCTGAGTTTAGGGAAACTTTGCACCTTACTCTTGTGTAG
- the LOC130804006 gene encoding presenilin-like protein At1g08700 has protein sequence MEGSILDFLGSELIGVMSPVSFCMLLVVLLVSTLSPSSLPSSPSQTPIITAANLVYSENPSDSVVQKLEGALLNAAVFVLLIAAVTLLLVLLYYYKFTNFLKHYMRFSAFLILTTMGGAIFLSLVRHFSLPLDAPTYFLFLLNFSILGVVSVFGRVVPIIITQSYTVILGIITAAWFTQLPEWTTWVLLVALAIYDLVAVLAPGGPLKILVELARSRDDDLPALIYEARPTISRSDGGGQRSRTLDVLVSGVSDNSSVELQNMSRNVENIPNEEVIDTEYGRQRTDDEISDQGEVTPLMVPNMSEIAEVDEERANLVEMLARERRDGGDVNEVTVTQGIKLGLGDFVFYSVLVGRAAMYDLMTVYACYLAIISGLACTLILLSVYRRALPALPISITLGITFYFLTRLLMEPFIVHMSTNLMMF, from the coding sequence ATGGAGGGCAGCATACTAGATTTCCTTGGCTCGGAGCTAATCGGGGTAATGTCCCCAGTCTCGTTCTGTATGCTCTTAGTTGTTCTATTAGTCTCCACTCTCTCTCCTTCTTCTcttccttcttctccttcccaaacCCCCATCATCACTGCTGCTAATCTTGTCTACTCTGAAAACCCATCTGATTCGGTGGTTCAAAAACTTGAAGGCGCTCTTCTAAATGCTGCTGTTTTTGTCCTTCTCATTGCTGCAGTCACCTTACTCCTCGTCCTCCTCTACTACTATAAATTCACCAATTTTCTCAAACATTATATGCGCTTTTCTGCTTTCCTCATCCTCACCACGATGGGAGGTGCTATTTTTCTCTCTCTTGTTCGCCATTTCTCTCTTCCCCTTGATGCCCCGACTTATTTCCTATTCCTCTTGAACTTTTCCATCCTCGGGGTTGTCTCAGTATTTGGAAGAGTGGTTCCCATCATCATTACCCAATCTTATACTGTGATATTGGGAATAATTACTGCTGCTTGGTTCACTCAATTGCCTGAATGGACTACCTGGGTTTTACTGGTTGCTTTGGCAATTTATGATCTGGTGGCCGTTCTAGCTCCTGGTGGTCCATTAAAGATTCTTGTGGAGTTAGCTCGGTCGAGAGATGATGATCTCCCGGCATTGATTTATGAGGCTAGGCCTACTATTTCTCGATCTGATGGCGGTGGACAAAGATCTAGAACTCTCGATGTTTTAGTTAGTGGGGTTTCAGATAATTCCTCAGTCGAGCTTCAGAATATGTCAAGAAATGTTGAAAATATTCCCAACGAGGAGGTAATTGATACCGAATATGGGAGACAAAGGACCGATGATGAGATTAGTGATCAAGGAGAAGTAACACCGTTGATGGTACCGAATATGAGTGAGATTGCCGAGGTGGATGAAGAGCGTGCAAACCTTGTGGAAATGCTTGCTAGAGAGAGGAGAGACGGAGGTGACGTTAATGAGGTAACCGTGACTCAAGGTATTAAACTTGGACTTGGGGATTTTGTTTTTTACAGTGTGCTCGTGGGTAGAGCTGCAATGTATGATCTAATGACGGTATATGCTTGTTACCTTGCTATCATATCAGGACTTGCTTGCACTCTCATTTTGTTATCTGTATATCGTCGTGCTCTACCCGCCTTACCAATTTCCATCACTTTAGGGATTACTTTTTACTTTTTGACTCGATTGTTGATGGAACCATTTATTGTTCATATGTCAACGAATTTGATGATGTTTTAA